One region of Geovibrio ferrireducens genomic DNA includes:
- a CDS encoding sensor histidine kinase produces MRIYIRLFSFIIIPVMCVTLLMFFTYQKQLLINAENELVNELKNKWEIINASGVLELPPHEARARLESISRAAPLRITLISSDGVVIDDSYVAADSVPGIENHSSRPEIQDAFKNGEGMEKRFSTTTGQRMIYYAKELKEGGNVLRIAYPMLYVESLKKKMKEQAYATFLGLFAVLFAVLWFISLRVSRPVVKISRIVEDIESGRPPVFPIFKSRLMDKVAGLIYRTYNALEKQKHILEAEKKKLNGLVNLLEEGIIKLDENGRVELANKRAEKILGCLLRQGDDVLAKVTDRDAIVLAKEILSYETDCTKVYELQNAVYELYVRFMEGSRIIVLTDITDSERYSKYKSELITNISHELKTPLALVMGYAETLMEHPNMKPEDRDKFLGKVYKGTTQLNQIINDVIELHRYESSSAEDIETEEETDPAEYAEELRDYYSDKFAPGMKITAEGEPVRVNRAHLSSLVTNLIENAVAYSGKDYIEVRMLSTADEFCLDVEDGGPVIPAEERDRIFERFYTVSKSRNKNISSTGLGLSIVKHICRLYRGGITLETNSRGGNTFKVRITQPE; encoded by the coding sequence ATGAGGATATACATACGTCTTTTCTCTTTTATAATAATTCCTGTCATGTGTGTGACACTGCTGATGTTTTTCACTTATCAGAAGCAGTTGCTCATCAATGCGGAGAATGAGCTTGTCAACGAGCTTAAAAACAAGTGGGAGATAATAAACGCGTCCGGAGTGCTTGAGCTCCCCCCGCATGAAGCCAGAGCGAGGCTTGAATCCATAAGCCGGGCAGCCCCCTTGCGGATTACTCTTATCAGCTCGGACGGTGTGGTTATCGATGATTCCTATGTGGCGGCGGATTCCGTGCCTGGAATAGAAAACCACAGTTCCCGCCCGGAAATTCAGGATGCCTTCAAAAACGGCGAAGGGATGGAGAAGCGTTTCAGTACAACAACCGGGCAGCGGATGATATATTACGCGAAGGAGCTTAAAGAAGGGGGGAATGTTCTGCGCATAGCCTACCCCATGCTTTATGTGGAAAGCCTGAAAAAAAAGATGAAGGAACAGGCCTACGCCACCTTTCTGGGGCTTTTTGCCGTTCTTTTCGCTGTGCTGTGGTTCATAAGCCTGAGAGTGAGCAGACCAGTGGTGAAGATAAGCCGCATTGTTGAGGATATAGAAAGCGGCAGACCGCCTGTTTTTCCTATTTTCAAAAGCAGGCTGATGGATAAGGTCGCGGGGCTGATATACCGGACATACAACGCTCTGGAGAAACAGAAGCACATACTTGAGGCGGAAAAGAAAAAGCTGAACGGTCTGGTTAATCTCCTTGAGGAGGGGATAATCAAGCTGGATGAAAACGGCAGGGTGGAACTTGCCAATAAAAGGGCTGAAAAAATTCTCGGCTGCCTGCTCAGGCAGGGGGATGATGTTCTGGCTAAGGTAACTGACAGGGATGCCATAGTTCTGGCTAAGGAGATCCTCTCCTACGAAACGGACTGCACAAAGGTGTACGAACTCCAGAATGCGGTTTATGAACTGTATGTGCGCTTCATGGAGGGCTCAAGAATCATCGTGCTCACGGATATAACCGACAGCGAACGCTACAGCAAATACAAGAGCGAGCTTATAACCAATATTTCCCACGAACTTAAAACACCGCTGGCGCTGGTTATGGGGTATGCGGAAACGCTTATGGAGCATCCGAACATGAAGCCGGAGGACAGGGATAAGTTCCTCGGCAAGGTTTATAAAGGGACAACCCAGCTTAACCAGATTATTAATGATGTTATAGAACTGCACAGATACGAATCATCCTCTGCGGAGGATATTGAAACCGAAGAGGAGACGGACCCGGCCGAATACGCTGAGGAACTCAGGGATTACTATTCGGATAAATTCGCCCCCGGAATGAAAATTACTGCGGAAGGAGAGCCTGTCAGGGTGAACAGGGCGCACCTTTCGAGCCTTGTCACGAATCTCATAGAGAATGCTGTCGCTTACTCAGGGAAGGATTATATAGAGGTGAGAATGCTCAGCACCGCGGATGAATTTTGCCTTGATGTGGAGGACGGCGGCCCCGTCATCCCTGCCGAGGAGCGGGACAGAATATTTGAGCGCTTCTACACTGTTTCAAAATCCAGAAATAAGAATATCTCAAGCACAGGGCTAGGGCTTTCCATAGTCAAGCATATATGCAGATTATACAGAGGCGGCATAACCCTTGAAACCAACAGCAGGGGCGGCAACACCTTTAAGGTGCGCATTACGCAGCCGGAGTGA
- a CDS encoding histidine kinase dimerization/phosphoacceptor domain -containing protein — protein sequence MREEIRRVKLYSVLLVMIWTGLIVALTFLQYLEISNSTERIATMMAESAFTKDELYRKWNTGHGGVYVPVTDDVKPNPYLIHVQDRDIVTDSGRKLTLVNPAYMSRQVYEMAIDTDVIQTHLTSDVLINPVNKPDTWEKLALAKLFGGAQEYVSVDTIDGEKYLRFMRPFVTSEGCLKCHAVQGYSVGEIRGGISVSIPLRKLSDIETNEILLSIITHSLIWVIGLAVLAVGYRKIYDMMYELAESKDKLHELNEQKSAILSSTGEAILGVDSTGIIIFVNPVVEQITGYSRDELLGKSHHIVLQRRNKQGNPLEEADCPVFKTIHDGERRREEQIFRCKNGTFINVEVFAAPIKKGGRVQGAVVSYYDITEQISNRETIKRSLDEKEILLKEIHHRVKNNLQIISSFLSLQKESSGSKETSDALGEAESRVMAMALLHQSLYRSENMSVVRLDAYFHSLLDNMRKNMKSIPIEIIEDVEAVSLPIDTIMCCGLIVNELVMNSIKYAFDEESENPQILFSFKTEGDLCNMTVKDNGRGYPPGLDAASLESLGLPIVINLVKQLGGEYFLGNDGGAYFRVSFRL from the coding sequence ATGCGAGAGGAAATCAGACGGGTCAAGCTTTATTCTGTGCTTTTGGTCATGATATGGACCGGACTTATTGTTGCCCTTACATTTCTGCAGTATCTGGAAATATCCAACTCAACAGAAAGAATTGCCACTATGATGGCCGAATCAGCCTTTACCAAGGACGAACTCTACAGAAAATGGAACACCGGTCACGGCGGGGTATATGTTCCTGTTACTGACGATGTTAAGCCGAACCCGTACCTCATACATGTTCAGGACAGGGATATTGTCACTGATTCCGGCAGAAAACTCACCCTTGTAAACCCGGCGTACATGAGCAGACAGGTTTATGAAATGGCCATCGACACGGATGTCATACAGACGCATCTCACAAGTGACGTGCTCATAAACCCTGTGAACAAGCCGGACACGTGGGAGAAGCTCGCACTGGCCAAGCTTTTCGGCGGTGCTCAGGAGTATGTATCTGTGGATACAATAGACGGCGAGAAGTATCTGCGGTTCATGCGCCCGTTTGTGACTTCTGAGGGCTGTCTGAAATGTCACGCTGTTCAGGGGTACAGTGTGGGCGAAATCCGTGGCGGCATAAGCGTCAGCATACCTCTCAGAAAGCTTTCTGACATAGAGACCAATGAAATACTTCTTTCGATAATAACCCACAGTCTTATCTGGGTTATAGGCCTTGCGGTGCTTGCTGTGGGCTACAGGAAAATATACGACATGATGTATGAACTTGCAGAAAGCAAGGACAAGCTTCATGAACTGAACGAACAGAAGTCAGCTATCCTTTCCTCCACAGGTGAGGCTATTCTGGGTGTGGACAGTACAGGGATTATTATTTTCGTTAACCCAGTTGTGGAGCAGATTACAGGATATTCAAGGGATGAGCTTCTCGGCAAGTCACACCACATTGTGCTGCAGCGCAGGAATAAACAGGGCAACCCTCTGGAAGAGGCTGACTGTCCGGTGTTTAAAACCATTCATGACGGTGAAAGACGGCGTGAGGAGCAGATTTTCCGCTGTAAAAACGGCACTTTTATAAACGTTGAGGTATTTGCCGCACCAATCAAGAAGGGCGGCAGGGTGCAGGGCGCCGTTGTTTCATATTATGATATAACAGAGCAGATCAGCAACAGGGAGACCATCAAGCGCTCGCTGGATGAAAAGGAGATTCTGCTTAAGGAGATACACCACAGAGTCAAAAATAACCTGCAAATTATAAGCAGCTTTTTAAGCCTCCAGAAGGAATCCAGCGGCTCCAAAGAAACCAGCGATGCATTGGGGGAAGCGGAAAGCAGGGTAATGGCTATGGCGCTTCTGCATCAGTCTCTGTACAGGTCTGAGAATATGTCAGTGGTGAGGCTGGATGCGTATTTCCACAGCCTTCTGGACAATATGCGCAAGAACATGAAAAGTATTCCCATTGAGATAATAGAGGATGTGGAGGCTGTATCACTGCCTATAGATACAATAATGTGCTGCGGGCTCATAGTGAATGAGCTTGTGATGAACAGCATAAAATACGCTTTTGATGAGGAAAGCGAAAATCCGCAGATACTTTTTTCATTCAAAACCGAAGGTGACCTCTGCAACATGACTGTGAAGGATAACGGCAGAGGCTATCCGCCCGGTCTAGATGCGGCATCTCTGGAAAGCCTCGGTCTGCCTATTGTCATTAACCTTGTGAAACAGCTCGGCGGTGAATATTTCCTGGGGAATGACGGCGGGGCATACTTCCGGGTATCTTTCAGATTATAG
- a CDS encoding ABC transporter ATP-binding protein → MLKVNDIYKSYSGSGVVTPVLKGVSLEVGKGEFVCLLGRSGSGKSTLLNIMSSLLDADKGDIIYMDKPFRGMKRCETDRFRREEAAMIFQFHHLMPYMTAFENVMLPFLSGIKPAGKEQKARAYDALAKVGLAGKEKRLPSQLSGGEQQRVAIARAIVGRPAVLFADEPTGSLDKANGDAVMKILSDLNKEGLTVVMVTHQRDYAEYAGKVVELSDGNVDKITVKSA, encoded by the coding sequence ATGCTTAAGGTAAATGATATATATAAAAGCTACAGCGGCAGCGGGGTCGTTACCCCTGTGCTGAAAGGGGTTTCCCTTGAAGTCGGCAAAGGGGAGTTTGTGTGCCTCCTCGGCCGTTCGGGTTCAGGCAAGAGTACACTGCTGAACATAATGTCCTCCCTGCTGGATGCGGATAAGGGTGACATAATTTATATGGACAAGCCTTTCAGGGGTATGAAACGCTGCGAAACTGACCGCTTCCGCAGGGAAGAGGCAGCAATGATATTCCAGTTTCATCACCTCATGCCGTATATGACAGCCTTTGAAAATGTTATGCTTCCTTTTCTCTCCGGCATTAAGCCCGCAGGGAAGGAACAGAAAGCCAGAGCCTATGACGCTTTGGCGAAGGTTGGGCTGGCCGGAAAGGAAAAGCGCCTTCCCTCACAGCTTTCCGGCGGCGAGCAGCAAAGGGTGGCAATAGCCAGAGCCATAGTGGGCAGACCTGCCGTTCTCTTTGCGGATGAACCGACAGGCAGCCTGGACAAAGCCAACGGGGACGCTGTGATGAAAATACTGAGCGATCTGAATAAGGAAGGGCTTACCGTAGTCATGGTGACCCACCAGAGGGATTACGCGGAGTATGCCGGCAAGGTTGTGGAGCTCTCCGACGGAAATGTTGACAAAATAACAGTCAAATCAGCATAA
- a CDS encoding ABC transporter permease has translation MNLFTIPLKNLRRKALRTAMLTLVFSAGIISVVGLYYVSATVGESLEQKLTAYGANILIRPHSESLDVSYGGFSMGNLSYNIHKLDMDEVENGVRGIGYKERISSVAPKLLETSSIDGREFAVVGINWVEELKIKSYWYIDKADHKAHGHDTASLPEGTEMVMDGLEEGSEFGKYDIVAGNTAAKLLGLEKGWETEIEGKTFNVAGVLAPMGTDEDKLVFMDIEALQELKNKPGEVTFVEVSALCAGCPIEDIVVQIKQALPDVDVTAMQSVVKQRMFTVNFVKNLVLVISAVILVIACFMLAVFMMASVAERRSEIGILRSMGYSRFKIFCLFSFESLVIGAASGIAGFGAGYFTAVKILEKMELTDGAAIHFEPAHLILSVAVVCLVSVAASVIPALKAARTEPASAIIRL, from the coding sequence ATGAATCTGTTTACGATACCTTTAAAGAATCTCCGGCGCAAAGCTCTCCGCACGGCGATGCTGACGCTGGTTTTCTCGGCGGGGATAATCTCCGTGGTGGGGCTTTACTATGTCTCTGCCACTGTGGGTGAGAGCCTTGAGCAGAAGCTCACCGCCTACGGAGCCAATATCCTCATAAGACCCCATTCCGAAAGTCTGGATGTGAGCTACGGCGGTTTTTCCATGGGCAACCTTTCCTACAATATCCACAAGCTTGATATGGATGAGGTGGAAAACGGAGTGCGCGGCATAGGCTATAAGGAGCGCATAAGCTCTGTTGCACCCAAGCTTCTGGAAACATCCTCCATAGACGGCAGGGAGTTTGCCGTTGTGGGGATAAACTGGGTGGAAGAGCTTAAGATAAAAAGCTACTGGTACATAGACAAGGCAGACCACAAAGCGCACGGGCACGACACGGCGAGCCTACCCGAAGGCACGGAAATGGTCATGGACGGACTTGAGGAAGGAAGCGAGTTCGGGAAATACGACATAGTGGCCGGAAACACCGCAGCAAAGCTTTTGGGACTTGAAAAGGGCTGGGAAACGGAGATTGAAGGAAAGACTTTTAATGTGGCAGGTGTCCTCGCTCCTATGGGAACTGATGAGGACAAGCTGGTGTTCATGGATATAGAGGCCTTGCAGGAGCTTAAAAACAAGCCCGGAGAGGTCACCTTCGTTGAGGTCTCAGCCCTGTGTGCCGGATGCCCGATTGAAGATATAGTGGTGCAGATAAAGCAGGCTCTGCCTGATGTGGATGTAACTGCCATGCAGAGCGTGGTTAAGCAGAGGATGTTTACGGTTAATTTCGTGAAAAACCTTGTTCTCGTAATTAGTGCGGTTATCCTCGTTATAGCCTGCTTCATGCTTGCCGTGTTTATGATGGCCTCTGTAGCCGAACGCAGGAGCGAGATAGGCATTCTCCGTTCCATGGGCTATTCAAGATTCAAGATCTTCTGCCTGTTCAGCTTTGAATCGCTGGTAATAGGCGCTGCCTCAGGCATTGCAGGTTTCGGGGCGGGTTATTTCACTGCGGTGAAAATACTTGAGAAAATGGAGCTTACAGACGGGGCGGCGATACACTTTGAACCTGCTCATCTGATTCTCAGCGTGGCTGTGGTGTGCCTTGTTTCTGTAGCTGCATCGGTCATTCCCGCACTCAAAGCGGCCAGAACCGAACCGGCAAGCGCCATAATAAGGCTCTAG
- a CDS encoding DUF2318 domain-containing protein — translation MKILFKLMLLGVLVMSVAAWSWGGSKTKEAKAQNGVVKIALKDVNDGKAHYFHTKINGKDVKYFILKSSDGVIRAAFDACDVCYREKKGYSQQGDFMVCNNCGMKFHSMKINEVKGGCNPSPLTRTTDKDFVYIKATDIASGAMYF, via the coding sequence ATGAAGATTTTGTTTAAATTAATGTTATTAGGCGTTCTTGTTATGTCTGTCGCGGCGTGGAGCTGGGGCGGAAGCAAAACAAAAGAGGCAAAAGCCCAGAACGGCGTGGTTAAAATAGCCCTTAAAGATGTGAATGACGGCAAGGCTCATTATTTTCATACAAAAATCAACGGCAAAGACGTGAAGTATTTCATACTTAAAAGCAGTGACGGCGTGATCAGGGCAGCGTTTGATGCCTGTGATGTCTGCTACCGCGAGAAAAAAGGCTACTCACAGCAGGGCGATTTCATGGTCTGCAACAACTGCGGTATGAAGTTCCACTCCATGAAAATAAACGAGGTCAAAGGCGGCTGCAACCCTTCGCCCCTGACAAGAACAACTGACAAGGATTTTGTCTACATCAAGGCAACTGATATAGCTTCAGGCGCGATGTACTTCTAG
- a CDS encoding sulfite exporter TauE/SafE family protein has translation MQNIDLLGFLSLGFFGGFGHCIGMCHPFVLYISGRFVGGNKGYANMYAPHLKYNIGRSVTYAVMGAAAGALGNMATLAGNMAGIQKASAVFAGVFLILYGLLSFFGYNLLNRFENRFAAEKIMNLIKKVQPKTAFGSGLVLGLIPCGLVYGALIAASASANAVKGALSMFLFGIGTITAMMLAAVFGNFIMGRRGFFNLLSLILLICMGAWFIWQGVRF, from the coding sequence TTGCAGAACATTGACCTTCTGGGGTTTCTGTCGCTCGGTTTTTTCGGGGGGTTCGGGCACTGCATAGGCATGTGCCACCCCTTCGTTCTTTATATTTCCGGCAGATTCGTGGGCGGAAACAAAGGCTATGCGAATATGTACGCCCCGCACCTGAAATACAATATAGGCCGCTCAGTCACTTACGCCGTGATGGGCGCTGCGGCGGGCGCTCTGGGGAATATGGCCACCCTCGCCGGAAACATGGCGGGGATACAGAAAGCCTCCGCCGTATTCGCCGGAGTATTCCTCATACTTTACGGGCTCCTGTCATTCTTCGGCTACAACCTGCTGAACAGGTTCGAGAACAGGTTTGCCGCAGAGAAAATAATGAATCTGATAAAAAAGGTTCAGCCTAAAACAGCCTTCGGCAGCGGACTGGTTCTGGGGCTTATCCCCTGCGGGCTTGTTTACGGGGCGCTTATAGCCGCTTCCGCCTCCGCAAACGCAGTGAAGGGCGCATTGTCCATGTTCCTCTTCGGCATAGGCACGATCACCGCCATGATGCTCGCCGCCGTCTTCGGCAACTTCATCATGGGCAGAAGGGGGTTCTTCAACCTCCTCAGCCTCATACTCCTCATCTGCATGGGCGCATGGTTTATCTGGCAGGGGGTAAGGTTTTAG
- a CDS encoding heavy metal translocating P-type ATPase, whose amino-acid sequence MTTKTTNRKCAHCQLDVKENSAIKIEKDGETLYFCCHGCMSVYGLIHDAGLDSFYIRRTDWKEGGVDSARVSDELFEDDFKEDNGECSLDVVLSGVRCSSCIWLVENFFRKDENISYVRVNYATHKAKVRWKKGTLSLSDMLEKFRSLGYPPMPVGKGGRNTVLEEERKDYFYRFSVGSFFAMNVMLYTFAMYAGYFQGMEEGLNKFFKLLSWALATPVMFYSGWPFIVNSIKSVRNRVLNMDVLVFLGSFSSYVYSVGAVFSEREVYFDTTCMIITLILLGRFIETGAKLRHSGAVTRLLSYQPQTVRIIRDFDPAAYTAGKLEPVLVPVRSVKTGDFLEVLPGSSVPADGRVICGESEVDESMLTGESSPVFKTENAEVFAGTSNLNGTLVIECAQAGSGTVLSRIVKAVEEAQAEKAPIQNLADSIVGWFVPVIITIAAVTFGWWYFTTGNGLTGFMNAVSVLVIACPCALGLATPLAVMIATTKTASFGALVRSGEVMETLSRINCWCFDKTGTITRGEMKVADIYDLGSGRTLELAASVERYSSHLISKAVTDYYDGTFLPAENFREIPGNGVEADINGRKIRAGKLKFIEEHAEVTPEMREQHDYFTAKGHTVAAVSEERELIGFILLSDSVREEAGYTLGELVRRGNRVLILTGDSRKAADKLVNTIGIEGIECCAEVTPFEKAETVRKLKGEGLRVAMVGDGINDAPALTEADAGIAMGKGTDIAIESADVVLMRGDLSVIIKLNKTAKKTFAVIKENLFWAFSYNFIAIPLAVTGKIHPIFSAAFMAVSSLIVVFNSMRINSKS is encoded by the coding sequence ATGACGACGAAGACGACAAATAGGAAATGTGCCCACTGTCAGCTTGATGTTAAGGAAAACTCCGCCATTAAAATCGAAAAGGACGGAGAGACCTTATACTTCTGCTGTCACGGCTGCATGAGCGTTTACGGGCTTATACACGATGCGGGGCTTGATTCCTTTTATATCCGCCGCACTGACTGGAAAGAGGGCGGGGTGGATTCCGCCCGCGTTTCGGATGAGCTTTTCGAGGATGACTTCAAAGAGGACAACGGGGAATGCTCCCTTGATGTGGTGCTTTCCGGTGTCCGCTGCTCCTCCTGCATATGGCTGGTGGAAAATTTCTTCCGCAAGGATGAAAACATTTCATATGTGCGGGTCAACTACGCAACCCACAAGGCAAAAGTGCGCTGGAAAAAGGGCACGCTGAGCCTGAGTGATATGCTGGAGAAGTTCCGCTCCCTCGGCTATCCGCCCATGCCTGTGGGCAAAGGGGGCAGAAACACTGTCCTTGAGGAGGAACGGAAGGACTATTTCTACCGCTTCTCTGTCGGTTCGTTTTTCGCCATGAACGTAATGCTCTACACCTTCGCCATGTATGCCGGATATTTTCAGGGGATGGAAGAGGGGCTGAATAAATTCTTCAAGCTTCTTTCGTGGGCTCTGGCTACTCCGGTTATGTTCTACTCCGGCTGGCCGTTCATCGTTAACAGCATCAAGTCTGTACGCAACCGTGTGCTGAATATGGATGTTCTGGTTTTTCTGGGATCGTTCAGCTCATACGTTTACAGCGTGGGCGCGGTTTTCAGCGAGAGGGAAGTCTATTTCGATACCACATGCATGATAATAACCCTCATACTTCTGGGGAGATTCATAGAAACCGGAGCCAAGCTCCGCCACAGCGGCGCTGTCACCCGCCTTTTATCCTACCAGCCTCAGACCGTCAGGATCATCAGGGACTTTGACCCCGCAGCCTACACCGCGGGAAAACTTGAACCTGTGCTTGTCCCTGTCAGGTCAGTGAAAACAGGCGATTTCCTTGAGGTTCTGCCCGGTTCTTCCGTTCCTGCGGACGGACGGGTAATCTGCGGTGAAAGCGAGGTGGACGAATCCATGCTCACCGGGGAGTCCTCCCCTGTGTTCAAAACGGAGAATGCAGAGGTTTTCGCAGGGACATCAAACCTTAACGGAACCCTTGTCATAGAATGCGCTCAGGCGGGGAGCGGAACTGTGCTCTCCCGCATAGTGAAGGCTGTGGAGGAGGCTCAGGCGGAAAAAGCGCCGATCCAGAATCTGGCGGACAGCATAGTGGGCTGGTTTGTACCTGTCATAATCACAATAGCCGCCGTGACCTTCGGCTGGTGGTACTTCACCACAGGAAACGGGCTTACCGGGTTCATGAACGCCGTCTCAGTGCTGGTGATCGCCTGCCCCTGCGCCCTAGGGCTGGCAACTCCGCTGGCTGTGATGATAGCCACCACTAAGACGGCCTCATTCGGTGCGCTGGTGCGCAGCGGTGAGGTCATGGAAACCCTCAGCCGCATAAACTGCTGGTGCTTTGACAAAACAGGCACAATCACCAGAGGCGAGATGAAAGTGGCGGATATTTATGATCTCGGCTCAGGGCGGACGCTGGAGCTTGCCGCATCGGTTGAGCGTTATTCATCCCACCTTATATCAAAAGCGGTTACGGATTATTATGACGGCACATTCCTTCCCGCCGAAAATTTCCGTGAGATACCCGGAAACGGTGTTGAGGCGGATATAAACGGCAGAAAAATCCGGGCAGGCAAGCTGAAATTCATTGAGGAGCACGCAGAAGTCACCCCCGAAATGCGGGAACAGCATGACTACTTCACAGCCAAAGGGCACACCGTCGCCGCAGTCTCAGAGGAGAGGGAGCTGATCGGCTTCATCCTCCTTTCCGACTCAGTGCGTGAGGAGGCGGGGTATACTCTGGGCGAGCTTGTGAGGCGCGGAAACCGTGTGCTTATTCTCACCGGTGACAGCCGCAAGGCGGCGGACAAACTCGTGAATACCATAGGCATAGAGGGAATAGAATGCTGCGCCGAGGTCACCCCTTTTGAAAAGGCAGAAACTGTGCGGAAACTGAAAGGCGAAGGCCTGAGGGTGGCTATGGTCGGTGACGGTATAAATGACGCTCCGGCGCTGACTGAGGCGGACGCAGGCATAGCCATGGGCAAGGGGACTGACATAGCCATCGAAAGCGCGGATGTTGTGCTGATGAGGGGCGATCTCTCCGTTATTATAAAATTAAACAAGACTGCGAAAAAAACATTTGCTGTGATAAAAGAGAACCTGTTCTGGGCTTTCTCCTATAATTTCATCGCAATACCGCTTGCGGTAACAGGGAAGATACACCCCATATTCTCCGCCGCGTTCATGGCGGTAAGCTCCCTGATCGTGGTGTTCAACTCAATGCGTATCAACTCGAAGTCCTAA
- the ccoS gene encoding cbb3-type cytochrome oxidase assembly protein CcoS, with the protein MSALYLLIPVSLILGAIALGLFLYAGRKGQFDDIEGPKYRMLDDDEDDK; encoded by the coding sequence ATGTCAGCCTTATACCTGCTGATTCCGGTCAGCCTCATCCTCGGAGCCATTGCTCTGGGGCTGTTTCTTTATGCCGGCAGAAAAGGGCAGTTTGACGATATTGAAGGGCCGAAATACCGGATGCTTGATGACGACGAAGACGACAAATAG